From a single Rutidosis leptorrhynchoides isolate AG116_Rl617_1_P2 chromosome 5, CSIRO_AGI_Rlap_v1, whole genome shotgun sequence genomic region:
- the LOC139849100 gene encoding protein FAR1-RELATED SEQUENCE 5-like: protein MKINIRIGLDDAQMLFDLNTKSNVGATTAYNIISDLNGGFSLVGPSSVDFQNLRRDINLYVGESDAHIFIENLLRKQEVLPNFTCEYKCGNDGTLLGLFWSDYVSKVNYLEFGDIVSFDATYKTNKYKMVFVPLTEIDNHKKLVCFGAALLTGESIESFNWFLDCFLKTIGNEPLLVVTDHDPAMKEAIDLKFKHAKHRLCMWNISSKLRDKQQTPEKFETRWKSLIDDYKLHEVRWFNDMYKIKEMWVPCFFMDTPMNALMRTSSLSESENAFFSKCKNRCYTLVDFYSRFEAAMERSSSSCYQTNFRVEGDKLICVIQEKFPEPRPKWDYHVEFNEKTFEYDCSCLLFVREGRLYRHVFVVYYINEVHAIPDRYILKRWSKGASEVFNSIASELNPFVASYRVKKELLNKFRKALFFLKDDTEKLELLRDKFNVFISEFFNPDDDTAPSRFAAIEQLYGFPRPALANVHGPKGVRNKGERSNKGESSNKRYLPAVERNGKKQRACKKCGILGHNRRSCDKRNAGKQKMKLVDEDDEDDEDYDSMDEQLEEVGESQD, encoded by the exons ATGAAGATAAACATAAGGATTGGTTTAGACGACGCGCAAATGTTGTTTGATTTAAATACTAAATCTAATGTTGGTGCTACTACAGCTTATAACATTATCTCAGATCTTAATGGTGGTTTTAGTCTGGTTGGTCCTTCTTCTGTTGATTTTCAAAACTTAAGGCGTGACATAAATCTGTATGTAGGTGAAAGTGATGCACACATTTTTATAGAGAATCTTCTTCGGAAGCAAGAAGTTTTACCAAACTTCACTTGCGAGTATAAATGTGGTAATGATGGTACTTTACTTGGACTATTCTGGTCTGATTATGTCTCTAAAGTTAATTATCTAGAGTTTGGTGATATCGTGTCTTTTGATGCAACTTACAAGACAAACAA GTACAAGATGGTGTTTGTTCCTCTTACTGAAATTGATAATCATAAGAAACTTGTGTGTTTTGGTGCTGCTCTACTTACTGGTGAAAGTATTGAATCGTTTAACTGGTTTCTAGACTGTTTCTTGAAAACTATTGGGAATGAACCTTTATTAGTTGTCACCGATCATGATCCTGCAATGAAAGAGGCTATTGATTTGAAATTTAAACATGCAAAACACCGATTGTGCATGTGGAACATAAGTTCCAAGCTGCGTGATAAG CAACAAACACCTGAAAAGTTTGAGACTCGTTGGAAATCATTGATTGATGACTATAAATTGCATGAAGTTAGATGGTTCAATGACATGTACAAAATTAAAGAAATGTGGGTACCATGCTTCTTCATGGATACCCCTATGAATGCTTTGATGAGAACTTCTTCACTTTCAGAGAGTGAGAATGCATTTTTCAGTAAATGCAAGAACAGATGTTATACTTTAGTTGATTTTTATTCAAGGTTTGAGGCGGCAATGGAAAG ATCTTCCTCTTCATGCTATCAAACAAATTTTAGAGTTGAAGGAGATAAGCTAATTTGTGTAATTCAAGAAAAGTTTCCTGAACCACGTCCTAAGTGGGATTACCAT GTTGAATTTAATGAGAAGACATTTGAATATGATTGCTCGTGTTTGTTGTTTGTACGTGAAGGACGTTTGTATCGTcatgttttcgttgtttattatataAATGAAGTTCATGCTATTCCTGATCGATATATTCTGAAGAGATGGTCAAAGGGAGCGTCTGAAGTATTCAATTCCATAGCTTCTGAGTTAAATCCGTTTGTTGCATCTTATAGGGTTAAGAAAGAGCTGCTCAATAAATTTAGAAAAGCACTCTTTTTCTTGAAGGATGATACTGAAAAACTTGAGCTGTTAAGAGACAAGTTTAATGTGTTTATTAGTGAATTTTTTAATCCGGATGATGATACAGCGCCTTCTAGATTTGCTGCAATTGAGCAGTTGTATGGTTTCCCTAGGCCTGCTCTTGCTAATGTTCATGGTCCAAAGGGAGTGCGTAACAAAGGTGAGAGAAGTAACAAAGGTGAGAGTAGTAACAAGAGATACTTACCTGCTGTTGAGAGAAATGGTAAGAAGCAGAGGGCTTGCAAAAAATGTGGTATTCTTGGTCATAATAGGAGAAGTTGTGACAAAAGAAATGCTGGTAAACAAAAGATGAAActtgttgatgaagatgatgaagatgatgaagactatgACTCGATGGATGAACAACTTGAAGAAGTTGGTGAATCTCAAGATTGA